The Daphnia pulex isolate KAP4 chromosome 3, ASM2113471v1 genome includes a region encoding these proteins:
- the LOC124191438 gene encoding glucose-induced degradation protein 8 homolog, which translates to MTAFTDKPSEIGKQEWLEKLENVHLPRTNMNRLVMNYLVTEGFKEAAEKFALEAGFKAPAELERLDERIKIRDAIQAGKIQEATALVNQLHPDLLDSDRYLFFHLQQQHLIELIRQKNIEEALKFAQEHLAERGEQNPAILGELERTLALLAFDDPEKSPFGDLLHTSHRQRVASELNAAILKAEHRESTTPQLVSLMKLVMWSQDQLDQRKVKYPRLTDLARATLDDPK; encoded by the exons ATGACCGCATTTACAGACAAGCCTTCAGAAATTGGCAAGCAAGAATGGTtggaaaagttggaaaatgttCATCTACCGCGTACGAACATGAATCGTCTAGTGATGAACTACTTAGTGActg AGGGTTTCAAAGAAGCTGCTGAAAAATTTGCATTAGAGGCAGGCTTCAAGGCTCCTGCGGAGCTGGAGAGATTGGATGAAAGGATCAAAATAAGGGATGCCATTCAGGCTGGGAAAATTCAGGAAGCAACAGCCTTGGTTAATCAACTGCATCCAGACTTACTTGATTCAGATCGTTATCTCTTCTTCCACCTCCAACAGCAACATCTCATTGAACTCATCaggcaaaaaaatattgaagaagCTTTGAAATTTGCTCAG GAACATTTAGCTGAACGTGGAGAACAGAATCCAGCCATCTTAGGGGAATTGGAGAGAACCCTAGCACTATTGGCCTTTGATGACCCTGAAAAATCCCCCTTTGGAGATCTACTACATACTTCTCACCGTCAACGAGTTGCCAGCGAGTTGAACGCCGCAATCCTCAAGGCAGAGCATCGTGAATCCACAACCCCTCAACTAGTCTCCTTGATGAAATTGGTCATGTGGTCTCAAGATCAGCTTGATCAGAGAAAA GTAAAATATCCACGGCTGACGGACTTGGCGCGCGCCACACTGGATGACCCGAAGTAA
- the LOC124191437 gene encoding nucleoporin NUP35-like encodes MEPMALGSPTSPSSGTGVYPNVQQSGAQYLPGYLMGDITSQGGGRPFQTSPMKMMKGPSTSGYLSVSPPSASVQTPKANRLIGKTDKPGGPPVQRLFSATGPSTPSTPSDYHHLPSTPHANYSVNSQVDQSDTFEDSDSGTWVTVFGFPPTAASYVLTQTAMWGHILEHHIPSQGNWMHLKFASRLQARKALARNGRLLTDTLIIGVVPCTDGSIMEENRKENMPGMSTPAMRITSTPQPAIWDRSSSFALGTSGTPSALDRSNLRPLTQTYKGAQADYEVNQQRTTAQPNSSLVSKAMDFVFGW; translated from the exons ATGGAACCCATGGCCTTAGGTTCTCCCACAAGTCCATCGTCAGGTACGGGAGTATATCCGAATGTCCAGCAAAGTGGAGCACAATATCTGCCTGGTTATTTAATGGGTGACATTACGAGCCAG GGTGGTGGTCGGCCTTTCCAAACTAGCCCtatgaaaatgatgaagggGCCCTCAACGTCAGGTTATCTATCTGTTTCCCCTCCTTCAGCATCAGTCCAGACTCCAAAGGCCAACAG GTTAATTGGAAAAACTGACAAACCTGGAGGCCCACCTGTACAGCGTCTATTTTCAGCTACAGGCCCATCAACCCCTTCCACCCCTTCTGATTATCATCACCTTCCCTCAACCCCCCATGCAAATTATAGCGTAAATTCTCAAGTTGACCAATCAGACACATTTGAAGATTCTGATTCTGGTACATGGGTCACAGTTTTTGGTTTCCCACCCACTGCTGCTTCCTATGTTTTGACACAAACAGCCATGTGGGGACATATTTTAGAGCATCATATTCCTTCACAG GGAAACTGGATGCATTTGAAGTTTGCCAGCCGCTTACAAGCTAGAAAAGCCCTAGCCAGGAATGGCAGACTTTTGACTGACACTCTCATAATTGGTGTAGTTCCCTGTACTGATGGG TCCATTATGGaggaaaatagaaaggaaaacaTGCCAGGTATGAGCACTCCAGCCATGAGAATCACTTCAACTCCACAACCAGCAATCTGGGATCGAAGCAGTTCGTTTGCCTTGGGAACCAGTGGAACTCCCTCTGCTTTGGATCGTAGCAATCTTAGACCACTGACTCAGACTTACAAAGGAGCACAAGCTGATTATGAG GTTAACCAACAACGAACGACAGCGCAGCCCAACTCGAGTTTGGTTTCCAAAGCAATGGATTTTGTCTTTGGCTGGTAA